A region of the Drosophila subpulchrella strain 33 F10 #4 breed RU33 chromosome 3L, RU_Dsub_v1.1 Primary Assembly, whole genome shotgun sequence genome:
GAGAGCCCAAAACCCAATGGAAAATAGTTCTTCAGTGGTAGTTCTTCTCGTCGCGAGTATTCAAAACTTGCCGTTTATTTAGTTTCTCATTTCATAATAGTTATACATCGTAGTGTAGTTGGGTATAGACATTGCTGGTCATAGTTATTGGTAAAGTCTGAGAGTTTTTGGCCCGTCCTCGACATCGTCCCGGCCGCATCCTCGTCCCATACGCCAAGATCTGGGCACTGAGTTCACGGCTGCTCGTCCAGCAGGCAAAGACATCCTCATATTATTGCCCGGGGTCAGCGGGCGAACTAAGATGCCGACCTCGGGCGGATGGGAGGGGCTGATCGGGGAGGTTTGAACGAGCTCGTTGATTTTAATATCCTTGAATGGCATTTTCGGAACTCACAGATTTTTTTCGGCCTGATCGCCTAATCTCTTGTATAACTTACTTAGCGGGATAATTGacggttttttataatttgcAGTTTAACAATGtcaaagtaaatatatatatatgtgcataTAGTAGAGATATAAGCAAAAAGCATGCAAACTCAAACAGTAAACATTGAGAATCCTGCGAGGACTGCTCCAAAGGATCGACCATCATTTTACAATTTACAATCAGTGGATGGTTCCGAAATGGTTCCTTGAGCTCATCGCCCCCTCGGTATCTCCGTTAAATAGAATATGCTCACAATAAATAGATTAGTAGTGCTCTTAAATCTAAGACAAGGTTCAATCTCATTATCAGTTTCCGTCTTGGGTCGCATCGTTTCCATTTCATTAGCTAGTTAACAGTGTAACAATCAACTTAGAATCTAACACTATATGGTGTAGTATATAGTTCTGCTCTGCTATCTTTGCCATACTATATGCACATGCTCCAAATATGTGTATATAGTATGGGTACATAGAGAATATCGTTATCCATTGCCCCGTCTGGGCACCCGGATCAGGGTTCCATATCCACGAATCATCATCTTAATCACTTTTAATGGGTGCGTTCTGTTCGAAATATCAGCAGGCATCCATTATCGAGAAACTACCGATGATGATTCATGGGATGGAGTCACACCTGCTGTAGTATTGCATTCACCTATCATGGGTTCGTTTCGtaacatatgtatatatatggcGTCGTTAGTGGTCATTTAAGATTAGTATAACAATTGTATATATCCTATATATAGTTTTGTTCGTTAGTGATTCGTTTTAGTAACAGATACATGATCGTTTTCAGTATTATTATGAAGTGGGTTCCATTGAATtttctgctgttgttgttctaGGCATCTTTTGATTTCCTTCGCCTAACTTAGCCGAAAATGTGCTGGGTACCGGGTGGCACCTTGTAGCTGGGATAGCCATTGTTCAACTGGTGTTTGGCAAAGAAGGGTGTGTAGTCCTGCTAAGTAAATAAGTGTGTTAGGATCTGAATGATCTTTAAATTGAGAATCTCTTTTCCTACCCGGTTGATTCTCCTGGGACGGCAGACAGGGCCCAAAGCCAACTGGCGACGTTCCTCGTTCTCGCGAGCCGCGGCCTCCTTGTACTCCGGTGGTGGCCACTTCAAATCTCCGCGCAATTTGCTGCCTCCTGGAATTTTAGAAAGAACTTATGTTACAGATCTGGTAATATAGTGCGCAGGTTTCTCGATTCTAACAAAATTATCCAATTTAATAGCGATCTTCGATATACCAAGCCTTTAAAGATCTCATATATTTCATTACTTGATCTCATTTACTTTTTTTGTTGATCATTACATCtttttggtatcaatataattaatttattttaacctTTAGCAAACATAAAgttccaaaatattttttttttgatacaAAAGAATTAAGATCATATTACGAAAATGTTATTTAGAAATGTTGTAGCTAAGAAAATGTTTTCAGATCCTTATATCAGGATTGTTgatataatatatatcttaattAAAGAAGGACATTGCTCAGGACATTTTAGGAAATCTCATaggataaaaataaaataatatataaatagttCCATGTTTATAAACTCTATATCCcttatatagatatatatatctttttaaAGACCTCCTTACTCACCCTGATAGCTGACGGCGGCAGGCTGCGAAGAGTAAACTGGAGCAGGCTGCTGGCTGACTGGCGCCTCCTTGCGCAGGGTGATGATCCCGGGACTGGCGCCCCGGTAGCTATCCTGGCCAGCGAAGGCTCCAgggagctgctgctgctgctgctgcagatcGGTCTGATCCTGCGAGTACGGAACCTGGGGCTGCGAATAAGAATTGTATGGGGGTTGAGCATAGGTCGAGCCACCGTTTTGCTGTGGGTAATAGGAtggctgctgttgttgctgctgctgctgctgtgggtACGGTGAAGCCTGGTACGatggctgctgctgttggggtggctgctgctgctgctgctggttcCACTGTGGTGGCTGGTAGGGAGCCTGAGCCTGCGATTGAGGCTGATATTGCTGCTGTGGCACCTGTTGCTGCGGCTGCTGTTGCCACTGTGCTGCAGGTTGCTgcggttgctgttgctgctggtagCCACcgtactgctgctgctgctgctgctgctgttcaACCGGTGGTGCATTTGGTGGTGTTTGGTGGTGTTCGTTGGTGTTTGGTGGTGCCAACATGCATGTTTGACATGGGTTTCGATCACAGGTTATGGTTTGATTTCGAAGATGGGTGGTGTTTTGTTGGTTGGGAGGTGCATACGACACATTCACATTGGATgtagacagacagatagaatATGTTGGAGATAGAGATAGACAGAAGTACTTAGTTAGAGGGTGGGAGGCTTAGTTTCGAGTTAGGTATCGGTTTAGTTTTATGCGCAGTTTACAGCTGAAAGTCGCAGAAAAAGAAGCAAAGCTAGAGGTTAAGTGAGTATTTGCATATAAACAGCGATTAGTAAAGATTTCGACGTGCAAAGGCGAGAAAGTACAAAATTACATAACATTTTTAGGAATTTGAGATCGGGAATCCTGAACTTTTCAAAATAACTATATTTTAAATCACATAAAAACGTTTTTGGGAAAACGGAATTCCATCCTAAACTTTTCAAAATTagatttatttactttaaatcaAAATGGCATGGttctaaataattcaattagCTTTTTTTCGAACCACTTTATTTTAAGCACTATGGGGACCACTATGAGTTCAAAGgtaatttttatcaattttagAACTAAGAAAAAAACGGGTCTAGTACTTGAATTATACgaatttaaatatatcaatatagatttttgaaaaaatgcaATGAGATCCAATTTTAAAAGCTATTAAAATATTACCAAAATAatagtataaccttttaatcTATAATCTATATTTATAAATCTCATTAAGTGGAATAAAATGTTGTTAAGAGACAAATCAGTTTGATGAAAGAAATGGTTAGTAAGTATATAAAAAACGGGTATCTCTAAGATAAAAGTTAAAGTGTGGATACTATTCATACAGGTGTTTCGTTAATATAAGAGAGAAAGATTAGTAAGTGTCTAGAATAGGATATTAAAGAAATTATATGATAGAAGTTAAAATAAGATTTTTAGTAACCGAAAGAAAGAGGAGTTTAGTGAAAGTCTACGAAGAGAGTTTAGTAGGTGACTACGATAGAAGGCAGAGAAGCATCTAAGATAGAAGGATATCAACGATGGCAGGAGAAAAACACGATCACAGCCGCAGTGCAATAGGTAGCATCTTTATCGCTTAGCCAAAAGCCGGGATCCAATCCGACCCAGACGGTACCTGCGGCTGCTGATAGgacggctgctgctgctgctgcggggATCCCTGGAACGGAGGATAGTCCCCTCCTCCGGCGGTAAATTCACTGCGCGACTTGGGCAGCGGGGCACCAATATGCTTCCAGCCACCGCCCACATTGTTAGCGGCCTGCAGCTGCTCCTGGGGATAGTTGGATTGATAGTTCGGTTGATAGTTGTTCGACTGATAGTTCGCATGGGAGGCGGGATCTGGAGTTGGAGCTGGAACCTGGACGGGTTCTCTCGACCGCTGCCGATTGAACTGGGCCTGTGTGTATTGCACAGGTATCTGCGTTTCCTGCTGCTGATGCGGATAACTATCTGGAAACTGGGAGGTGGGCTGCTGTGGTGCTGGGGCGTAGACATTTTGTGGTGGTGCTTGGGTGGTGCGTGGCTGGACGTTGTTATAAATGGGTCCCTGCAAGTTGTCAGTGTGGTTAGGTGTGGGGGTTTGGGTATGGGTGTTCAAATGCTATGTACATGGCTTTATGCCTCACCGGATGAGATACGAATTGTGTGTGGCAGTGGCGGATACAATTATATTTACACTCGAAACTtgactatatatatatatatgtacagtTCATTGGTTATAGTGGGTGGGTGAGTGGGGTTCTCTTGGAAATTACCTGGGGTGGGGCAGCTGCCGAGGGCGCATGGGCCTGAGCCTGAGCCTGGGCCTGGGCCTGGGGATAGTAGCCCCCGGCGCCCGGAGCTGGGCTCTGGGTCTGCGGCTGGGGGGTGAACTCCCGGATGATCCGCTCCTCCGAGGCCGGTGGCCAGGCCACACGCTTGTAGCCTGAATCAAACAGAGAGAAAAACAAACGATAAATACTCGGAATTCCTTTTTACGACCatcgctgctgctgcagctgctgaaTGCAGCTGCCGTGCAAAAAACATTCAACAAAATGCGGCCAAAACGTGGGCGTCACTATAACCTTGGCTACGGCACTAcattgcatttgcatttgcatttgcactgcatttgcatttgcccAGTGCTAGCGAAACAATTTGAAAATGATTTAAGCCAATTAAAATTATAGCCATCGGTATAGCAATGTGCGAACAAAGGAGGCGGTATGACGGGGGGGAAGAGTGGGGAATTTGGGGCCTATTCTGCAAATCATACACGGCTGTCATTGCGTCTAAATTTAGACGATGAGAACGAGTCGAAAGCTAAGAATTTGACATTACTCATGGGGTGATGAAGATGCTGAagatgctgatgatgatgatgatgatggggaTGTACGTGCAACATGTTGCCGCTGCAACCAGCAACATTGTGCGCTCAAAATGCGATCGTATCGTATCGTATTGAAACGAATTGGAATAGCGTGTGATATATAGTGTGAAAATTGTGTGTTTACCCTCCAGATTTTTGTAGTTCTCGTTGATGATTTTCCACTGAGCGACCATGGTTATATGTATATTGCTCTCTCTTGTATCtctctatctatctatctatctggCCGATCGGGCCTTTGCgtaagaataaaaatattctcGTATAGATatcaaaaataacaaatacaCTTATATATACCAAGATGtatatgtttgttttttgcGGCTATTTTTTGACTTGTCCGCTCGCAGAAAGTCGAGAAGAGCGTTATATAACCCCGAGGTGCAATCAATCGAATACGATATTTGGAGAGTCAGCTGCTGGGAACACCACACGGTATTTCGAATTTCGGTTTCGCTGATTTATGGCTCTATTTAGGCTATATTTACAGATCGGCGCGCGTTTCGTTTATCCTTCGGATCGATATCGTTGAAAAATTCGAAATCAAATGATTCGGGAAGCACGGTGATTGAGTttgagttttcttttcttttttttttttaataaaattcaatttaattcgattcgattcgcgTGCGTTTGCCcaatttaatttctatttTCTATTATAGCTATTGGCTATTTTCTATTTGCTAATTCGTTGATCGTTCGCGCTGCGATATGTTTGCCTTCGATGTATGCTACTAAGTGAGGAGCCAGAGAAATGCAGAGGAAATTATTGTTAGCCAGCGCCAAGATGTAGAAACATTGGCACTCGTGTGGGTTCCAACCCACACATTCGGCGTTAGGATTCTCGTATTCGCGAGATGCGCGAAAGTAAAGACTTCTCCGAGAGAATACTTATATCTCACACACGTCTATTACGCGAGGGTCTGCTAAGTATGCTGATCTTGATCTGGGATCCTCAGCCAACCCCGCCACCCGCCCCTGAGAGACACAATCAACTCCTGGCATTGTTTACACCTTTGATTTTTGTGATTTGTGGGCCCCACCTTGAAATACTGATCATCATGCCCACTCCCTCACTCGCGGTAGCTATCTATctatatctatctatctatatatatatagatatggATGATACAGCCGCATTTTTGAGGTTCTTTGCCCAGATCTATAGAGGATTCCCAAGTAGGTTGGCTACTGTTTATTTTGTTATGGCGATTTGTTATGCCTCAGCGGCAAATCAAGTGGGCGCACACCCATCTATCTTGCGGATACTGCCTGATCCCAGCCAACTAACTATCTATCATCTATCTTGTGGCCATATAGCATTTGGTATAAGTAGTTTGTGACTCAAAGCCAGCGACATCGGTGGCTAAATTTAAACGGCTGTCATCTTGGGCGAACTAAAACAAATCTGTTTTTAAACGTATTCACACAGGTGTACGACAAAAGTTGGCTCATTAAAATTATTAGCAAACTTGTAACTCATATGTCTGATATATCTGCAATATAGCCACCATATCGTACCGTACATCCCATATAAACGCCCATGTATTCATAGACAATTATTTGGTATAATAAGAATGGTTTGCTCGTTAGCCACGCAACAAATTCGTTTTGATGACCGCCAAACGTCACagataaatacaaaatatttgggTTTACATTATCTACTTGGCCCACAAAGAGTCATTTGTGCATGCTGAAgacaattaattttttttgattttttgttgCAAATGAGTCTGGTGTTTacatataaacaaataatttcTAAACACATCTACAAAGACTTATACCGAATTGTCAAGTTTTATAAGGATCTCAAATGAAAAACTGAACTATTGGACAACACATACGGGAATACGAATTTAAgactatccctgtattaataTCTGTAAAAAATCCATATATTTATCCATTTGGCAACGAATTTTGGTGACATAAGTCTAGAGATAAAATGGGcaatataattctaaaatagAAGCATGTGTTCTACctataaaaaaataagatGAATTGGTCTGAAAATTTAGGGAACAATGCATATACTCgtataaataaatgtagtCCCTATTACTGATTTGCAAAAAAATAGTTTCAGAACAATAATTTGTAGTTTTTTTAGGTATGATTGCtttgtatttgaaaataaaccAATTTGTTTTCCCTTAATCTTGTAAGCCTAAGAACTTAAACCCTGAATAAGTTTAGCAGGTAGCTAGTTTAAGATATTTTTCTCTAAGAATAATCCCTCAGTGCCCATGATTCAAGATCCACTGAGTCACCAAGAAGAATGTTGGGATTAATATGTATTGAATCATGGGGTAGGAGAACACCTTGAAACACAAACACATATGGGGTAAACAGAAATCGGTGGGCTGGTGACGCACCTTCAATACCCAAATATGGGCGTGGCGAGACATTATCGAAGGATCGGTTAACGCTGAAATCCCGCTGCACCTCGTCGAAGGAAGCCAGGGATCGGAATTTGTGCTGCTCCCCCGACTCGAGACTGGGGAATTCGAAGGGCGAGGGCTGTGCCGCAGAACGGGGCGTGGccgggggcgtggcagccAGCATTGAGGAGGATGCCGACATGCTCTGCTGCAGTGGCTCCGTGGCGGTTCTCACCAGAAGTCCAATATTATGGCCTTCCAGCTGCGGCACATGCGAGTACTTCACCGGAAGATTGCCAGGTGATGGTGTTGGTGCCTTCGTCTGGACAGGATTCAGACCGTAGGGTGAGCTGGAACGCTGTGGGGCTTCTATGAGAGGAGCAGGATACTTGCGAGAAGGCAGCGGACTGGGCGAACGACTCCGCTCCCAGGTTACTTCCGTTTCCGGTTGTTGCAGAGTTGGGTGATTCTTTTTTGGCGGTGGAGGAGGCGGTGGCGTTGGTGGCGGAGAATCTGGAGTAGCTGGCGTGGTCACAATCTCCACAAAACTCCTCTGACGTTGCAGCTTCTCGGGTGGCGTATTCTCCTTGGCCGACTGGGTGTCCTCCCAGGAGATCTGCCTGGAGATATATGGGCTTCTGATCTCATAGGTGGCCTTGTAGTTCTTTAAAGATTCGTTCTGCAGGTTGGCAATGCGCCACTGGTCGGCCTTGTTGAGTTTTGCCCAGTTATTGGGCGAACAGCGCATTTCATCACAAACTGGGCAGTAGGTTAAGGTCTCTTCATGGAGGCAGGACTTCTCTTTATCCACCACTTCTTCAGTTCTCTGAAGATCTGCTGGGGTCTTACTTGCTTCTAACTCCTTTGTACTCTCCTGTAATTCTGGTTTTATAACTGGTTCAGCTTTTTTTGAATCCTTTTTGGTTAAAGGTTCCCCATTCTCTTTATCATCCtttatagatatttttttcTCTTCCCCTGGAATAACCTTATTAGCCTCCCTCAACTCTTTTTTGGCCAGCTGCTCCTCTATGGCTTTCCGTAACTCTGTTTTGGGTGGGACCTCCTTAACATCGCCCATTTCCTTCTTGCCCACCTGCTCCTCCTTCCACTCCTCGAACTCCTTTTTGGCCAACTGCTCGTAGTTGGCAATTACATCCGATACGTGTCTGTACTCCATGTCCACATCCGCATCCAAGTCTacctcctcgtcctcgtccttgATGACTACGTGCTCCGCCTCAATGACAGCTGGCGTTGTCCGGAGTTCTACGTGCATGTGCTCCGCGGATTGTGGTTTTTGCTCTAGAGCCACGGCAATCTTGTGCAGATCCTCCAGCGCCCGCTCCACAATGGGCACGTTTTCGGTTAGGGATTCCTCCGCCTCCTCCTCGGCGGCGGTTTCCTCCTTAATCTCTTTCGAGAGCCTCGTGGGCAATCCAGCTGCCCGGGTGTAAATCTGGCGAAGTATGGCTTGGAGTGGACTTTCCGCGGCCAAAATGGGTGACTGTCGATGTGCGAAAATCTCCCAGGAATCATTGGATCCGGAGCTAATGGGTCTGGCTGGTATGAGTGGTGgcggaggtggtggtggtggcggtggtgGAGTTGGTATCGGTGTGGTTTGGGCACTCCTCTGCAGCGCCTGCTTGGCATTCTCCATATAGGCATCGATCTGGAGCAAGTGCTCTGCTATGGACTGCTGTATGTGGGCATATTTCGCCTCCAGCTGGGCAATCTCCACATGGGCCTCGTGCTGCTTCTCCGTGTCGGTCTCCAGTCGGTAGATGCCGCCCTGCCTCCTCGTTTGCTTCTCCTTGGTGAGGGAATCCTGGCCAGACTTGGAACGCATCACAGGTGGCGGCGGAGTGGATGGCACTGGAATTGGAGTGGCTGGCGCACTCGTGCTGCTCCCTTGCCGCTGGAGCAACTTGATGCCACCGGTGGCACTCACATAGGTGGGACTCTCCCGCTCCTCCTCCATCTCCTGGTGATCCTGCAGATACGAACAGGCGTCGTCGTAGATCTGCTGGGCACTCAGCTTCAGCTGATCCGTCGAGGTTTCCACGCGAACGGGCACAATGCGAGTGTTGGCCAAGGGATTTGGATTTGGGTACGGATTCGGCTGGCTAATGCTCCCATTTGTGGCCAATGAAAgagccatctgctgctgctgcttaacTGCCAGGTTGTCAATTACCCTACGGCCCGCTGTCTTCGCCTGATTGAGTTGCGCAGCAGCTGGTGTCGGCGGCAGCGGCAAGGTCTCCAAGTCCACATCTTGCCCAGAATTGGGTTCCTCCTCGCTGTCGCCGTCGTGGCCATAGGAGATCTTCACCTCGGTGGCCAGTTTAATGCATCTGCGTTGGACTTTTGGCTTGGAAGTCCTGGGTTTGGGTGGTGGCAGCTCCGGTGCGCCCACTGTCCGCTTCCGGGAGCGTCCACGATCCAGGGAGTAGGCCTGCCTCTTGGGTCTTGGCCGGTAAGGTGTGACTGGAGTGGGTAGAGTTGGAGTTGAGGGCCTTTTGTGGGCCAACTGCTCGTAGTATTCACATCGTGGAGCCACCAAACCCAAGTCCACATCGGCTGCCTTGGTTTCGGGAGCGGAGAAGCCTTTGGAGACGGGAGTTTGATGGAAAACCTCCGATAGTTCACGGTCACTTGAAACTCTCTGGGGCGTTTTGGATCTCTCCTTGGAGCCACCCTCCCTTTGCCGCTGCTCCCTCACCTGTTTAGCGGTTGGTTCTATAATCCTTGTGGGACTCTGGAACTTCTCTCTCAGAGCCTCAATACTGTGCGAGGGATTGCAGGAGATCTGATGACCCTGGGACTCGGCATTGCTGGCCACATCCTGCTCCAATGGTGGCCAACTGTGATCCCTCTTGAGCAAATGTCGTTTGGTGGCCAGTCGATTGATCTTCAGCACGGTGTCCCGATCGATGGTGATGTCCTGCTGGTGGCTGAGATAGTCCGTCTTGATCTGGTCCAGCAGCTGCTGGTGCAGCGTATGATGCAGTGCATCCCCCTCGCCACGCTGACGCCGACGGCTCTGCCTTTCAGTGGGGTAGAAATCTTGGCGGCGTAAGCCCCATATAATTTACTTAAGGTTATTCTGCAAAATAACACCAATATTGGACGCGCACTTGGACTTTAGGTGGCTGTTTTGTTGAATGTTTTCACACTGTTTCTTTATGTTTTTTTGGCAACATATAATAGGCACGAGTACAGAAAAAACctaacatataataatatcttaCCAGATTTGGCTTGTTGTTCTTCCTCTTCGACGGCGCGCAGAACGGCCGAGTTGGCCAAGTTCAGGGGCTTCGAGACTTGGTCGTCGACTTCAATCCtagaaagtaaaaaaaaaacacaaattacTTGAACAAATCTGCATATAAGGAGAGTAGTTtaaaaag
Encoded here:
- the LOC119555611 gene encoding mediator of RNA polymerase II transcription subunit 15 isoform X11; amino-acid sequence: MAALQRKLVHKQFNSPMGLYSQENVKATLNRELKAFGGEGIEVDDQVSKPLNLANSAVLRAVEEEEQQAKSGYKRVAWPPASEERIIREFTPQPQTQSPAPGAGGYYPQAQAQAQAQAHAPSAAAPPQGPIYNNVQPRTTQAPPQNVYAPAPQQPTSQFPDSYPHQQQETQIPVQYTQAQFNRQRSREPVQVPAPTPDPASHANYQSNNYQPNYQSNYPQEQLQAANNVGGGWKHIGAPLPKSRSEFTAGGGDYPPFQGSPQQQQQPSYQQPQQQQQQQQYGGYQQQQQPQQPAAQWQQQPQQQVPQQQYQPQSQAQAPYQPPQWNQQQQQQPPQQQQPSYQASPYPQQQQQQQQQPSYYPQQNGGSTYAQPPYNSYSQPQVPYSQDQTDLQQQQQQLPGAFAGQDSYRGASPGIITLRKEAPVSQQPAPVYSSQPAAVSYQGGSKLRGDLKWPPPEYKEAAARENEERRQLALGPVCRPRRINRQDYTPFFAKHQLNNGYPSYKVPPGTQHIFG
- the LOC119555611 gene encoding titin isoform X1, whose protein sequence is MAALQRKLVHKQFNSPMGLYSQENVKATLNRELKAFGGEGIEVDDQVSKPLNLANSAVLRAVEEEEQQAKSDFYPTERQSRRRQRGEGDALHHTLHQQLLDQIKTDYLSHQQDITIDRDTVLKINRLATKRHLLKRDHSWPPLEQDVASNAESQGHQISCNPSHSIEALREKFQSPTRIIEPTAKQVREQRQREGGSKERSKTPQRVSSDRELSEVFHQTPVSKGFSAPETKAADVDLGLVAPRCEYYEQLAHKRPSTPTLPTPVTPYRPRPKRQAYSLDRGRSRKRTVGAPELPPPKPRTSKPKVQRRCIKLATEVKISYGHDGDSEEEPNSGQDVDLETLPLPPTPAAAQLNQAKTAGRRVIDNLAVKQQQQMALSLATNGSISQPNPYPNPNPLANTRIVPVRVETSTDQLKLSAQQIYDDACSYLQDHQEMEEERESPTYVSATGGIKLLQRQGSSTSAPATPIPVPSTPPPPVMRSKSGQDSLTKEKQTRRQGGIYRLETDTEKQHEAHVEIAQLEAKYAHIQQSIAEHLLQIDAYMENAKQALQRSAQTTPIPTPPPPPPPPPPPLIPARPISSGSNDSWEIFAHRQSPILAAESPLQAILRQIYTRAAGLPTRLSKEIKEETAAEEEAEESLTENVPIVERALEDLHKIAVALEQKPQSAEHMHVELRTTPAVIEAEHVVIKDEDEEVDLDADVDMEYRHVSDVIANYEQLAKKEFEEWKEEQVGKKEMGDVKEVPPKTELRKAIEEQLAKKELREANKVIPGEEKKISIKDDKENGEPLTKKDSKKAEPVIKPELQESTKELEASKTPADLQRTEEVVDKEKSCLHEETLTYCPVCDEMRCSPNNWAKLNKADQWRIANLQNESLKNYKATYEIRSPYISRQISWEDTQSAKENTPPEKLQRQRSFVEIVTTPATPDSPPPTPPPPPPPKKNHPTLQQPETEVTWERSRSPSPLPSRKYPAPLIEAPQRSSSPYGLNPVQTKAPTPSPGNLPVKYSHVPQLEGHNIGLLVRTATEPLQQSMSASSSMLAATPPATPRSAAQPSPFEFPSLESGEQHKFRSLASFDEVQRDFSVNRSFDNVSPRPYLGIEGYKRVAWPPASEERIIREFTPQPQTQSPAPGAGGYYPQAQAQAQAQAHAPSAAAPPQGPIYNNVQPRTTQAPPQNVYAPAPQQPTSQFPDSYPHQQQETQIPVQYTQAQFNRQRSREPVQVPAPTPDPASHANYQSNNYQPNYQSNYPQEQLQAANNVGGGWKHIGAPLPKSRSEFTAGGGDYPPFQGSPQQQQQPSYQQPQQQQQQQQYGGYQQQQQPQQPAAQWQQQPQQQVPQQQYQPQSQAQAPYQPPQWNQQQQQQPPQQQQPSYQASPYPQQQQQQQQQPSYYPQQNGGSTYAQPPYNSYSQPQVPYSQDQTDLQQQQQQLPGAFAGQDSYRGASPGIITLRKEAPVSQQPAPVYSSQPAAVSYQGGSKLRGDLKWPPPEYKEAAARENEERRQLALGPVCRPRRINRQDYTPFFAKHQLNNGYPSYKVPPGTQHIFG
- the LOC119555611 gene encoding titin isoform X2, with translation MAALQRKLVHKQFNSPMGLYSQENVKATLNRELKAFGGEGIEVDDQVSKPLNLANSAVLRAVEEEEQQAKSDFYPTERQSRRRQRGEGDALHHTLHQQLLDQIKTDYLSHQQDITIDRDTVLKINRLATKRHLLKRDHSWPPLEQDVASNAESQGHQISCNPSHSIEALREKFQSPTRIIEPTAKQVREQRQREGGSKERSKTPQRVSSDRELSEVFHQTPVSKGFSAPETKAADVDLGLVAPRCEYYEQLAHKRPSTPTLPTPVTPYRPRPKRQAYSLDRGRSRKRTVGAPELPPPKPRTSKPKVQRRCIKLATEVKISYGHDGDSEEEPNSGQDVDLETLPLPPTPAAAQLNQAKTAGRRVIDNLAVKQQQQMALSLATNGSISQPNPYPNPNPLANTRIVPVRVETSTDQLKLSAQQIYDDACSYLQDHQEMEEERESPTYVSATGGIKLLQRQGSSTSAPATPIPVPSTPPPPVMRSKSGQDSLTKEKQTRRQGGIYRLETDTEKQHEAHVEIAQLEAKYAHIQQSIAEHLLQIDAYMENAKQALQRSAQTTPIPTPPPPPPPPPPPLIPARPISSGSNDSWEIFAHRQSPILAAESPLQAILRQIYTRAAGLPTRLSKEIKEETAAEEEAEESLTENVPIVERALEDLHKIAVALEQKPQSAEHMHVELRTTPAVIEAEHVVIKDEDEEVDLDADVDMEYRHVSDVIANYEQLAKKEFEEWKEEQVGKKEMGDVKEVPPKTELRKAIEEQLAKKELREANKVIPGEEKKISIKDDKENGEPLTKKDSKKAEPVIKPELQESTKELEASKTPADLQRTEEVVDKEKSCLHEETLTYCPVCDEMRCSPNNWAKLNKADQWRIANLQNESLKNYKATYEIRSPYISRQISWEDTQSAKENTPPEKLQRQRSFVEIVTTPATPDSPPPTPPPPPPPKKNHPTLQQPETEVTWERSRSPSPLPSRKYPAPLIEAPQRSSSPYGLNPVQTKAPTPSPGNLPVKYSHVPQLEGHNIGLLVRTATEPLQQSMSASSSMLAATPPATPRSAAQPSPFEFPSLESGEQHKFRSLASFDEVQRDFSVNRSFDNVSPRPYLGIEGYKRVAWPPASEERIIREFTPQPQTQSPAPGAGGYYPQAQAQAQAQAHAPSAAAPPQGPIYNNVQPRTTQAPPQNVYAPAPQQPTSQFPDSYPHQQQETQIPVQYTQAQFNRQRSREPVQVPAPTPDPASHANYQSNNYQPNYQSNYPQEQLQAANNVGGGWKHIGAPLPKSRSEFTAGGGDYPPFQGSPQQQQQPSYQQPQQQQQQQQYGGYQQQQQPQQPAAQWQQQPQQQVPQQQYQPQSQAQAPYQPPQWNQQQQQQPPQQQQPSYQASPYPQQQQQQQQQPSYYPQQNGGSTYAQPPYNSYSQPQVPYSQDQTDLQQQQQQLPGAFAGQDSYRGASPGIITLRKEAPVSQQPAPVYSSQPAAVSYQGGSKLRGDLKWPPPEYKEAAARENEERRQLALGPVCRPRRINRDYTPFFAKHQLNNGYPSYKVPPGTQHIFG